One Xiphophorus maculatus strain JP 163 A chromosome 9, X_maculatus-5.0-male, whole genome shotgun sequence DNA segment encodes these proteins:
- the LOC102223483 gene encoding glomulin-like isoform X3, with amino-acid sequence MMNEDKVHEIIQRWRETPEEDLKPEDYQQFRDVGAACLSGGDGQQLLKFIQDEKNQGIVKSMGCGLLAPLVDKLVTNKKSHDHCQAAFTQLIMTCSSTTLLQSFLELIEGMDPGAISETILVLLPHLQTVLLQLDENRAAGVGLALSALHKQLSRLPVPYTQQQEEADEHGLCCCCVALATFTRPFVDGVKKKDENCNPTPEDDELKAEILKFCMLSLKEPLLEAELNRDRKSTLWLFAVEIMIILSAIRESLPGLLFFSSLRKFTTMDTDLSKESAACLAYLLFVQLIAMDTFPAVFNPVFILQCNMEHISQLLSRKKESHLLKGLALFAKSLEKVEDNSLPVGVLDLESFYSAPQNLRQVLTDCPIQHLRESGLKVFQLFINKLDAEAKHKFFRCMLKTSHHAGVEGYIVNNIRSQIQSTIKGEANKWFLGTELLPLLELVLSLPQAAETDLLTNMDKIMESLNLLRYLLTRDKELKSDADVWEELCRIKDEYLKMLRVCISMSRAYYSAEMKALKEEQKLKAKEVKEQARSTRLLKTITVKHDKVSHMSPEVQYQVLQSALVTFDLMESLVVRIDEITEEKQGKPH; translated from the exons ATGATGAATGAAGATAAAGTGCATGAGATCATCCAGAGATGG CGCGAGACTCCAGAAGAAGATTTGAAGCCGGAGGACTACCAGCAGTTCAGGGATGTAGGAGCTGCCTGTCTCAGTGGGGGTGACGGCCAACAACTGCTGAAATTCATCCAGGATGAGAAAAACCAG GGAATTGTGAAGTCCATGGGCTGTGGTCTGTTGGCACCTCTTGTAGACAAACTAGTTACTAATAAGAAGAGTCATGATCACTGCCAGGCTGCCTTCACACAACTGATCATG ACGTGCAGCTCCACAACCCTCCTGCAGAGCTTCCTTGAATTAATTGAAGGCATGGATCCAGGCGCCATTTCTGAAACCATTCTCGTCCTTCTTCCTCACCTTCAAACAG ttctgctgcagctggatgaGAACCGAGCAGCCGGTGTGGGTTTGGCTCTGTCGGCCCTTCACAAGCAGCTGTCCAGGCTGCCTGTACCTTACacccagcagcaggaggaggctGATGAGCACggtttgtgttgctgctgcgTCGCCCTGGCGACGTTCACCAGGCCTTTTGTAGACGGGGTGAAGAAGAAGGATGAAAACTGTAACCCAACACCAGAAGATGATGAGCTGAAGGCTGAGATTCTTAAGTT ctgcatGCTGAGTTTAAAAGAACCTTTGCTTGAAGCTGAACTGAACCGAGACAGAAAATCAACTTTGTGGCTCTTTGCAGTAGAGATAATG ATCATCCTGTCTGCAATCAGAGAGTCTCTTCCAGGCCTTCTGTTCTTCAGTTCTCTGAGGAAATTCACCACGATGGATACTGACCTGTCCAAGGAGTCGGCCGCATGCTTGGCCTATCTGCTTTTTGTCCAGCTCATAGCCATGGACACATTTCCAGCCGTGTTCAA TCCTGTGTTTATTCTTCAGTGCAACATGGAGCACATCAGTCAACTCCTCAGTAG gAAAAAGGAATCACATTTGCTCAAGGGACTG GCACTGTTTGCTAAAAGCTTGGAGAAGGTGGAAGATAATAGCCTTCCAGTAGGTGTACTAGATCTGGAAAGCTTCTATAGTGCACCACAG AACTTGCGACAAGTTCTCACCGACTGTCCAATTCAACATTTG AGAGAATCGGGACTGAAGGTGTTCCAACTTTTCATAAACAAACTGGATGCTGAAGCAAAGCATAAATTCTTCAG ATGCATGTTAAAAACAAGCCACCATGCAGGTGTTGAAGGTTACATAGTGAACAACATCAGGAGTCAAATTCAATCGACTATAAAG GGTGAAGCCAATAAGTGGTTCTTGGGAACGGAGCTTCTGCCGCTGCTTGAACTGGTGCTCAGTTTACCACAAGCTGCAGAGACGGATTTACTCACCAACATGGACAA AATAATGGAGAGTCTGAATCTTCTGCGCTATCTGCTTACCAGAGACAAAGAACTGAAGAGCGAC GCTGATGTGTGGGAAGAACTGTGCAGGATTAAAGATGAATACCTAAAAATGCTGAGAGTGTGTATCAGCATGTCAAGAGCATATTACTCCGCCGAGATGAAAGCGCTGAAGGAGGAACAAAAGCTAAAAGCGAAAG AAGTCAAAGAGCAAGCTCGGTCTACCAGACTGTTAAAAACCATAACAGTAAAGCACGACAAAGTCTCCCATATGTCTCCAGAAGTCCAGTATCAG GTGCTGCAGAGTGCTTTGGTGACATTTGACTTAATGGAAAGCCTTGTAGTCCGAATAGATGAGATCACAGAGGAGAAGCAGGGGAAACCACACTGA
- the LOC102223483 gene encoding glomulin-like isoform X2 — MMNEDKVHEIIQRWRETPEEDLKPEDYQQFRDVGAACLSGGDGQQLLKFIQDEKNQGIVKSMGCGLLAPLVDKLVTNKKSHDHCQAAFTQLIMTCSSTTLLQSFLELIEGMDPGAISETILVLLPHLQTVLLQLDENRAAGVGLALSALHKQLSRLPVPYTQQQEEADEHGLCCCCVALATFTRPFVDGVKKKDENCNPTPEDDELKAEILKLCVSVSVIFLCTHPSKKNKTKKKTAYFTGRALCKHGMSLFLDLVSVTDFIFLVDDTRTDDLIGVFVFSCMLSLKEPLLEAELNRDRKSTLWLFAVEIMIILSAIRESLPGLLFFSSLRKFTTMDTDLSKESAACLAYLLFVQLIAMDTFPAVFNPVFILQCNMEHISQLLSRKKESHLLKGLALFAKSLEKVEDNSLPVGVLDLESFYSAPQNLRQVLTDCPIQHLRESGLKVFQLFINKLDAEAKHKFFRCMLKTSHHAGVEGYIVNNIRSQIQSTIKGEANKWFLGTELLPLLELVLSLPQAAETDLLTNMDKDKELKSDADVWEELCRIKDEYLKMLRVCISMSRAYYSAEMKALKEEQKLKAKEVKEQARSTRLLKTITVKHDKVSHMSPEVQYQVLQSALVTFDLMESLVVRIDEITEEKQGKPH, encoded by the exons ATGATGAATGAAGATAAAGTGCATGAGATCATCCAGAGATGG CGCGAGACTCCAGAAGAAGATTTGAAGCCGGAGGACTACCAGCAGTTCAGGGATGTAGGAGCTGCCTGTCTCAGTGGGGGTGACGGCCAACAACTGCTGAAATTCATCCAGGATGAGAAAAACCAG GGAATTGTGAAGTCCATGGGCTGTGGTCTGTTGGCACCTCTTGTAGACAAACTAGTTACTAATAAGAAGAGTCATGATCACTGCCAGGCTGCCTTCACACAACTGATCATG ACGTGCAGCTCCACAACCCTCCTGCAGAGCTTCCTTGAATTAATTGAAGGCATGGATCCAGGCGCCATTTCTGAAACCATTCTCGTCCTTCTTCCTCACCTTCAAACAG ttctgctgcagctggatgaGAACCGAGCAGCCGGTGTGGGTTTGGCTCTGTCGGCCCTTCACAAGCAGCTGTCCAGGCTGCCTGTACCTTACacccagcagcaggaggaggctGATGAGCACggtttgtgttgctgctgcgTCGCCCTGGCGACGTTCACCAGGCCTTTTGTAGACGGGGTGAAGAAGAAGGATGAAAACTGTAACCCAACACCAGAAGATGATGAGCTGAAGGCTGAGATTCTTAAGTTGTGCGTTTCTGTTTCAGTGATTTTCTTGTGCACACacccaagtaaaaaaaacaaaacaaaaaaaaaaactgcatattttacTGGAAGAGCCTTGTGTAAACATGGTATGTCTTTATTTCTGGATCTTGTCAGTGTCACGGACTTTATTTTTCTAGTTGACGATACCAGAACAGATGACCTgattggtgtttttgttttcagctgcatGCTGAGTTTAAAAGAACCTTTGCTTGAAGCTGAACTGAACCGAGACAGAAAATCAACTTTGTGGCTCTTTGCAGTAGAGATAATG ATCATCCTGTCTGCAATCAGAGAGTCTCTTCCAGGCCTTCTGTTCTTCAGTTCTCTGAGGAAATTCACCACGATGGATACTGACCTGTCCAAGGAGTCGGCCGCATGCTTGGCCTATCTGCTTTTTGTCCAGCTCATAGCCATGGACACATTTCCAGCCGTGTTCAA TCCTGTGTTTATTCTTCAGTGCAACATGGAGCACATCAGTCAACTCCTCAGTAG gAAAAAGGAATCACATTTGCTCAAGGGACTG GCACTGTTTGCTAAAAGCTTGGAGAAGGTGGAAGATAATAGCCTTCCAGTAGGTGTACTAGATCTGGAAAGCTTCTATAGTGCACCACAG AACTTGCGACAAGTTCTCACCGACTGTCCAATTCAACATTTG AGAGAATCGGGACTGAAGGTGTTCCAACTTTTCATAAACAAACTGGATGCTGAAGCAAAGCATAAATTCTTCAG ATGCATGTTAAAAACAAGCCACCATGCAGGTGTTGAAGGTTACATAGTGAACAACATCAGGAGTCAAATTCAATCGACTATAAAG GGTGAAGCCAATAAGTGGTTCTTGGGAACGGAGCTTCTGCCGCTGCTTGAACTGGTGCTCAGTTTACCACAAGCTGCAGAGACGGATTTACTCACCAACATGGACAA AGACAAAGAACTGAAGAGCGAC GCTGATGTGTGGGAAGAACTGTGCAGGATTAAAGATGAATACCTAAAAATGCTGAGAGTGTGTATCAGCATGTCAAGAGCATATTACTCCGCCGAGATGAAAGCGCTGAAGGAGGAACAAAAGCTAAAAGCGAAAG AAGTCAAAGAGCAAGCTCGGTCTACCAGACTGTTAAAAACCATAACAGTAAAGCACGACAAAGTCTCCCATATGTCTCCAGAAGTCCAGTATCAG GTGCTGCAGAGTGCTTTGGTGACATTTGACTTAATGGAAAGCCTTGTAGTCCGAATAGATGAGATCACAGAGGAGAAGCAGGGGAAACCACACTGA
- the c9h1orf146 gene encoding uncharacterized protein C1orf146 homolog, whose translation MTSPSETIAQWRTTIIISSSLQNHDTCRTLSAQQHRIRFSDSVEAGAFIFPLSGTAFLLVDPQDLPEPLEESGLTERIGKFVQVHRNCFLLLYSPFNGEKELQVLTVIQHRFIGSNLKILPVRNGAQIAKGMLTIAKATSKPHADKIRERMSLARAHIIETSPVWEMLRDIL comes from the exons ATGACTTCGCCCAGTGAAACTATCGCTCAGTGGAGAACGACAATTATAATTAGCTCATCCCTCCAG AACCATGACACCTGCAGGACGCTCAGCGCACAGCAGCACAGAATAAGGTTTTCTGACAGCGTGGAAGCTGGGGCCTTCATTTTCCCTCTTTCAG GTACCGCGTTCCTGCTGGTTGACCCTCAGGACCTCCCAGAGCCTCTGGAGGAATCAGGATTAACTGAACGCATTGGAAAATTTGTGCAGGTCCACAGGAACTGCTTTTTACTTCTCTATTCTCCCTTTAATGGGGAAAAAGAACTGCAGGTTTTGACTGTGATTCAGCACAG atttatcGGCAGCAATCTGAAGATCCTTCCTGTACGAAATGGTGCACAAATAGCCAAAGGAATGCTGACAATTGCCAAG GCCACCAGTAAGCCGCATGCTGATAAAATCCGAGAGCGCATGTCTCTGGCCCGGGCTCACATCATCGAGACCAGTCCTGTGTGGGAAATGCTCAGAGACATTTTATAA
- the LOC102223483 gene encoding glomulin-like isoform X1, translating to MMNEDKVHEIIQRWRETPEEDLKPEDYQQFRDVGAACLSGGDGQQLLKFIQDEKNQGIVKSMGCGLLAPLVDKLVTNKKSHDHCQAAFTQLIMTCSSTTLLQSFLELIEGMDPGAISETILVLLPHLQTVLLQLDENRAAGVGLALSALHKQLSRLPVPYTQQQEEADEHGLCCCCVALATFTRPFVDGVKKKDENCNPTPEDDELKAEILKLCVSVSVIFLCTHPSKKNKTKKKTAYFTGRALCKHGMSLFLDLVSVTDFIFLVDDTRTDDLIGVFVFSCMLSLKEPLLEAELNRDRKSTLWLFAVEIMIILSAIRESLPGLLFFSSLRKFTTMDTDLSKESAACLAYLLFVQLIAMDTFPAVFNPVFILQCNMEHISQLLSRKKESHLLKGLALFAKSLEKVEDNSLPVGVLDLESFYSAPQNLRQVLTDCPIQHLRESGLKVFQLFINKLDAEAKHKFFRCMLKTSHHAGVEGYIVNNIRSQIQSTIKGEANKWFLGTELLPLLELVLSLPQAAETDLLTNMDKIMESLNLLRYLLTRDKELKSDADVWEELCRIKDEYLKMLRVCISMSRAYYSAEMKALKEEQKLKAKEVKEQARSTRLLKTITVKHDKVSHMSPEVQYQVLQSALVTFDLMESLVVRIDEITEEKQGKPH from the exons ATGATGAATGAAGATAAAGTGCATGAGATCATCCAGAGATGG CGCGAGACTCCAGAAGAAGATTTGAAGCCGGAGGACTACCAGCAGTTCAGGGATGTAGGAGCTGCCTGTCTCAGTGGGGGTGACGGCCAACAACTGCTGAAATTCATCCAGGATGAGAAAAACCAG GGAATTGTGAAGTCCATGGGCTGTGGTCTGTTGGCACCTCTTGTAGACAAACTAGTTACTAATAAGAAGAGTCATGATCACTGCCAGGCTGCCTTCACACAACTGATCATG ACGTGCAGCTCCACAACCCTCCTGCAGAGCTTCCTTGAATTAATTGAAGGCATGGATCCAGGCGCCATTTCTGAAACCATTCTCGTCCTTCTTCCTCACCTTCAAACAG ttctgctgcagctggatgaGAACCGAGCAGCCGGTGTGGGTTTGGCTCTGTCGGCCCTTCACAAGCAGCTGTCCAGGCTGCCTGTACCTTACacccagcagcaggaggaggctGATGAGCACggtttgtgttgctgctgcgTCGCCCTGGCGACGTTCACCAGGCCTTTTGTAGACGGGGTGAAGAAGAAGGATGAAAACTGTAACCCAACACCAGAAGATGATGAGCTGAAGGCTGAGATTCTTAAGTTGTGCGTTTCTGTTTCAGTGATTTTCTTGTGCACACacccaagtaaaaaaaacaaaacaaaaaaaaaaactgcatattttacTGGAAGAGCCTTGTGTAAACATGGTATGTCTTTATTTCTGGATCTTGTCAGTGTCACGGACTTTATTTTTCTAGTTGACGATACCAGAACAGATGACCTgattggtgtttttgttttcagctgcatGCTGAGTTTAAAAGAACCTTTGCTTGAAGCTGAACTGAACCGAGACAGAAAATCAACTTTGTGGCTCTTTGCAGTAGAGATAATG ATCATCCTGTCTGCAATCAGAGAGTCTCTTCCAGGCCTTCTGTTCTTCAGTTCTCTGAGGAAATTCACCACGATGGATACTGACCTGTCCAAGGAGTCGGCCGCATGCTTGGCCTATCTGCTTTTTGTCCAGCTCATAGCCATGGACACATTTCCAGCCGTGTTCAA TCCTGTGTTTATTCTTCAGTGCAACATGGAGCACATCAGTCAACTCCTCAGTAG gAAAAAGGAATCACATTTGCTCAAGGGACTG GCACTGTTTGCTAAAAGCTTGGAGAAGGTGGAAGATAATAGCCTTCCAGTAGGTGTACTAGATCTGGAAAGCTTCTATAGTGCACCACAG AACTTGCGACAAGTTCTCACCGACTGTCCAATTCAACATTTG AGAGAATCGGGACTGAAGGTGTTCCAACTTTTCATAAACAAACTGGATGCTGAAGCAAAGCATAAATTCTTCAG ATGCATGTTAAAAACAAGCCACCATGCAGGTGTTGAAGGTTACATAGTGAACAACATCAGGAGTCAAATTCAATCGACTATAAAG GGTGAAGCCAATAAGTGGTTCTTGGGAACGGAGCTTCTGCCGCTGCTTGAACTGGTGCTCAGTTTACCACAAGCTGCAGAGACGGATTTACTCACCAACATGGACAA AATAATGGAGAGTCTGAATCTTCTGCGCTATCTGCTTACCAGAGACAAAGAACTGAAGAGCGAC GCTGATGTGTGGGAAGAACTGTGCAGGATTAAAGATGAATACCTAAAAATGCTGAGAGTGTGTATCAGCATGTCAAGAGCATATTACTCCGCCGAGATGAAAGCGCTGAAGGAGGAACAAAAGCTAAAAGCGAAAG AAGTCAAAGAGCAAGCTCGGTCTACCAGACTGTTAAAAACCATAACAGTAAAGCACGACAAAGTCTCCCATATGTCTCCAGAAGTCCAGTATCAG GTGCTGCAGAGTGCTTTGGTGACATTTGACTTAATGGAAAGCCTTGTAGTCCGAATAGATGAGATCACAGAGGAGAAGCAGGGGAAACCACACTGA